From Cydia strobilella chromosome 4, ilCydStro3.1, whole genome shotgun sequence, the proteins below share one genomic window:
- the LOC134740467 gene encoding uncharacterized protein LOC134740467 isoform X3, with translation MLAWQMLCERYNNPKRLVTNHMRALFDVEPVPSTPSGLRGLCDNISKHLRSLRSLNVPTENWDLAIIHMLVKKLDSRLQSKWENSVDLRKLPSLQDFKTFLKNRADRLEATSPAVPSDAPSTSKKAMVTTSEPIKVTSKQFKCNQCPYCSSTHYINQCPKFSALNVIARIRAVNKLRLCFNCLSGTHVLTNCRASTCRVCKGKHHTLLHKPNTNTHVGSNPVPTRLPISTLIDEQPSSSQIETTLSNNTLIEKQINNARNRSVFLTTAQVLVRDKHNNVHKMKAFLDNGSQENFITENAAKKLQLNKEQLALNVIGFNEKVSSLLESCDVTLHSLDGTFTTNLSCFITPIICTTNILIPNVQRWHIPSRYKLADDEFNLAQDVDLLIGGEIFFDLLLTGKYKLGPGLPVLRRSRLGWIVTGSVQKKTESAIQCKVTVETQLKKFWEIEEGSAPNLPYDEKQCEDIFLKTHTHNSEGNFEIELPLKQPPTKLGQSRHIAYRRFKTLESKFERNPEFKDKYVNFMREFEQAGHMIQLQDNYDGPCNFLPHQAVFRDSPSTPIRIVFDCSCRTDNGISLNDIQYKGSIIQDELINILLRFRKYQYVINADIQKMYRCIYVKPNQQYLQCIFWRENTHQRLQIYMLTTLSFGLKSAPHIATRCLLQLSNENQHTFPAAAEAIANQFYMDDFIAGGDDENQVAETASQVNEILRGANFTLRKWKSNSEVIIKRVSETHTHQNTHTTEFGDKTHKVLGLAWSSDSDELMYTIKENQISHPITKRKVLGVISSIFDPLGLTGPVIVVAKIFIQKLFKAQLDWDTELTQDLIQEWNTFYRDLFLLNQLKISRCTVIPNYVTIQIHGFCDSSIKAYGAAIYIRSSDRVGNVQVHLLYSKSKISPIQPQTIPNLELCSSLLLATHVDKIKRALKCDVSGINLWSDSKITLCWIKNSNPKLTCFVSNRVTKVLSLTNKHEWSWVRSEDNPADLLSRGVAPGKLETNQLWWSGPAWLTQSPDTWPTHDSESLNHAPEAESDVNITLTLAISTESNDTIQYLFHRWSSDKTLIHVLAYILRFIYNTKNKTRTINPNNKLSGPLSVEELKKSDHALIRHAQMESFPHEYKLLQNNKPVLNKSKILSLHPFMKDGLVRVGGRIGLSHYAYEKKHPLILSHEHALTKLLMANAHIRTLHAGPQLLLSTIRERIWPTKGRMLASKIVNKCVPCFRANPKTTNPIMGNLPPSRVNPSPPFAITGIDYGGPYNIRDRTGRGYKVSKCYIAVFICFATKAIHLELITGLESANFLAALRRFIARRGKPKELDFWRRWSRDYIGTLQERTKWRSARGPSLAVDTVVLVRDERLPPCRWRLGKIVATQPGRDGVTRVAVIRTARGDIQRAFNNICPLPTSGEVI, from the exons ATGCTCGCGTGGCAGATGCTTTGTGAACGTTATAATAATCCTAAACGTTTAGTCACCAACCACATGCGAGCCTTGTTCGACGTGGAACCGGTACCGTCAACTCCTTCGGGTCTAAGAGGTCTGTGCGATAATATTTCCAAACATTTGAGATCTTTGCGctcattaaatgtacctaccgaAAATTGGGATCTCGCAATTATTCACATGTTAGTTAAAAAGTTAGACAGTCGATTGCAATCAAAGTGGGAAAACAGTGTTGATTTGAGAAAATTGCCTTCGTTGCAGGATTTCAAAACCTTCCTAAAGAACCGAGCTGACCGGCTGGAAGCGACCAGCCCAGCAGTACCATCGGACGCACCCAGCACTTCCAAGAAGGCCATGGTAACCACGTCCGAACCTATCAAGGTAACCTCCAAACAGTTTAAATGTAACCAGTGTCCGTATTGTTCGAGTACGCATTATATTAATCAGTGTCCAAAGTTTAGTGCATTAAACGTTATCGCGCGCATCCGAGCCGTGAATAAATTACGATTATGCTTTAATTGTTTGTCCGGAACGCATGTCTTAACAAACTGCAGGGCCAGTACATGTCGAGTATGTAAGGGCAAGCATCATACGTTACTACACAAACCAAATACCAACACTCATGTAGGTAGTAACCCCGTACCAACGCGATTACCAATATCAACGTTAATCGACGAACAACCGAGTTCTAGTCAAATCGAGACTACCTTGTCGAATAACACTTTaatcgaaaaacaaataaacaatgcgCGAAATAGGTCAGTTTTCCTTACAACAGCCCAAGTGCTCGTTAGGGATAAGCATAACAATGTGCATAAAATGAAGGCATTTTTAGACAATGGCTCgcaagaaaatttcattaccgaaaacgcggccaaaaagttacaattaaaCAAGGAACAACTTGCCTTAAATGTCATAGGTTTCAATGAAAAAGTGTCTAGCCTTTTAGAATCGTGTGACGTAACATTGCATTCCTTAGACGGAACCTTTACAACGAATTTGTCCTGTTTTATTACGCCTATAATTTGtactaccaacattttaataccaAACGTGCAACGTTGGCACATTCCGTCGCGTTATAAATTAGCTGATGACGAGTTTAACTTAGCTCAAGATGTAGATTTGCTTATCGGTGGGGAGATATTCTTTGATTTACTTCTTACCGGTAAATACAAGCTCGGGCCCGGATTACCGGTTCTGAGACGCTCGCGATTAGGATGGATAGtcacgggttccgtacaaaaaaaaaccgagtctgccattcaatgtaaagttacagtagaaactcaattaaaaaagttttgggaAATAGAGGAGGGTTCCGCACCAAATTTACCCTATGATGAAAAACAATGTGAGGATATATTTCTGAAAACTCACACTCACAACTCTGAGGGTAATTTCGAAATAGAACTTCCATTAAAGCAGCCACCTACCAAGTTAGGTCAATCTAGGCACATAGCATATCGGAGGTTCAAAACATTAGAATCCAAGTTCGAGCGGAACCCcgaatttaaagataaatatgtgAATTTCATGCGCGAGTTCGAACAAGCTGGCCATATGATTCAATTACAAGATAATTATGATGGCCCATGTAATTTTCTACCCCACCAAGCTGTTTTTCGCGACTCCCCCTCAACCCCTATTCGAATTGTTTTCGACTGCTCATGCAGAACTGATAACGGCATTTCTTTGAATGATATCCAATACAAAGGCTCAATAATACAGGACGAACTCATAAATATACTTCTACGATTCCGAAAATACCAATATGTTATTAACGCtgacatacaaaaaatgtacagatgtatttatgttaaaccAAATCAACAATACCTACAATGCATATTTTGGCGGGAAAATACTCACCAACGACTCCAAATTTATATGCTGACCACATTAAGTTTCGGCTTAAAGTCAGCACCACATATTGCAACCAGatgtttgttacaattgtcaaACGAAAACCAACACACATTTCCAGCAGCTGCAGAGGCCATAGCGAACCAGTTCTACATGGACGATTTTATCGCCGGCGGCGACGACGAGAATCAGGTAGCTGAAACTGCATCACAGGTGAACGAGATCCTGCGGGGAGCCAACTTCACGCTGCGGAAATGGAAGTCCAATTCCGAAGTCATCATAAAACGGGTGagcgaaacacacacacaccaaaacacacacacaaccgaATTTGGAGATAAAACACATAAGGTCCTGGGTTTAGCGTGGTCTAGTGACTCAGATGAGCTTATGTATACCATTAAAgaaaaccaaatttcacacccaaTCACCAAAAGAAAGGTACTAGGGGTAATTTCGTCCATTTTCGACCCCCTAGGCTTGACGGGACCAGTAATTGTagtagccaaaatatttattcaaaaattatttaaggctCAATTAGATTGGGATACCGAATTAACACAAGACTTGATCCAAGAATGGAACACATTCTATCgagacttgtttttattaaaccaaTTGAAAATTTCGAGATGTACAGTCATACCCAATTATGTAACGATACAAATTCATGGGTTCTGTGACAGTAGTATTAAAGCCTATGGCGCTGCCATCTATATACGATCAAGCGATAGAGTAGGAAACGTACAAGTTCACCTACTttactcaaaatcaaaaataagtccaatacaaccccaaactattccaaatttggaactttgttccagtttactgctcgcgacacatgtcgacaaaataaaacgagcattaaaatgtgacgtttccggAATCAACCTGTGGTCagattcaaaaataacattatgttggataaaaaatagtaaccctaaattaacttgttttgttaGTAACAGAGTCACAAAAGTATTGTCACTTACAAACAAGCACGAGTGGTCATGGGTCCGCTCGGAGGATAACCCCGCCGACCTTTTGTCCCGAGGGGTAGCACCAGGCAAGCTGGAAACCAACCAGTTATGGTGGTCTGGGCCGGCGTGGTTGACCCAAAGTCCGGACACATGGCCGACCCACGATTCTGAGTCACTAAATCATGCACCCGAGGCCGAGAGCGACGTAAACATAACTCTCACCTTGGCTATTAGCACAGAATCTAACGACACGATACAATATCTTTTCCACAGGTGGTCAAGCGATAAAACACTTATtcatgtattagcatacatacttcgatttatatataatacaaaaaataaaactcgaacaattaatccaaataataaattatcaggaCCATTGTCCgtagaagaattaaaaaaatcggatcacgcattaattagacatgcacaaatggaatcattcccacacgaatataaattattgcaaaacaataaaccggttcttaacaaatcaaaaatattatctttacacCCATTCATGAAGGACGGACTCGTTCGCGTAGGCGGACGAATCGGTCTTTCGCATTatgcatatgaaaaaaaacatcctTTAATATTAAGTCACGAGCACGCGCTTACCAAACTACTGATGGCAAACGCACATATACGTACTCTGCACGCTGGCCCTCAGTTATTACTTTCAACTATTCGCGAGCGCATCTGGCCAACAAAAGGTAGGATGTTAGCctcgaaaattgtaaataaatgcgtTCCGTGTTTTAGAGCAAATCCAAAGACTACTAACCCTATAATGGGAAACTTACCCCCCTCAAGGGTAAATCCTTCCCCCCCCTTTGCTATCACGGGTATCGATTATGGAGGAccttataacattagagataggACAGGGCGTGGTTACAAGGTCTCTAAGTGCTATATAgcagtgtttatttgttttgcaacAAAGGCAATTCATCTCGAATTAATTACAGGGCTCGAGTCAGCCAATTTCCTGGCGGCGCTGCGACGATTCATCGCCAGGAGAGGTAAACCGAAGGAGTTG GACTTCTGGCGGCGCTGGTCACGTGACTACATCGGAACGCTGCAGGAACGCACGAAGTGGAGGAGCGCGCGCGGCCCAAGCCTCGCAGTCGACACCGTCGTCCTGGTACGAGACGAGCGTCTGCCGCCCTGCCGGTGGAGGCTGGGCAAGATCGTCGCGACGCAGCCGGGCCGGGATGGCGTCACCAGGGTGGCCGTCATCCGAACCGCCAGAGGGGACATCCAACGCGCGTTCAATAACATTTGTCCATTACCTACTTCGGGTGAAGtcatataa
- the LOC134740467 gene encoding uncharacterized protein LOC134740467 isoform X6, protein MLAWQMLCERYNNPKRLVTNHMRALFDVEPVPSTPSGLRGLESANFLAALRRFIARRGKPKELVSDNSTTFHGASNELKDLQKYLQDSSSELVSHCADEGIKWSFIPVYTPHMGSLWESSIKLTKYHLKRVLGLSLLTYEQFVSILYQVESMVNSRPLCPLPSSNPDYPVLTPAHFLIGKAPNSLPDEDYNHVPKNRLTHYQLLQQITQDFWRRWSRDYIGTLQERTKWRSARGPSLAVDTVVLVRDERLPPCRWRLGKIVATQPGRDGVTRVAVIRTARGDIQRAFNNICPLPTSGEVI, encoded by the exons ATGCTCGCGTGGCAGATGCTTTGTGAACGTTATAATAATCCTAAACGTTTAGTCACCAACCACATGCGAGCCTTGTTCGACGTGGAACCGGTACCGTCAACTCCTTCGGGTCTAAGAG GGCTCGAGTCAGCCAATTTCCTGGCGGCGCTGCGACGATTCATCGCCAGGAGAGGTAAACCGAAGGAGTTGGTGAGTGACAATTCAACAACCTTTCATGGGGCTAGTAACGAGctaaaagatttacaaaaatacctacaggacAGCTCGAGCGAGCTAGTATCTCATTGCGCAGACGAGGGCATAAAATGGAGTTTTATTCCTGTCTATACACCTCATATGGGGTCCCTATgggaatctagtataaaacttaccaaatatcatttaaaaagagtGTTAGGGTTATCTTTGTTAACTTACGAACAATTTGTATCAATCCTATATCAGGTAGAATCTATGGTAAATTCTAGGCCACTATGTCCCTTACCTAGTTCAAATCCTGACTATCCTGTCCTTACGCCAGCTCACTTTTTAATTGGAAAAGCACCAAATTCACTTCCGGACGAAGATTATAACCATGTACCAAAGAACCGATTAACTCACTATCAACTTTTGCAACAAATCACGCAGGACTTCTGGCGGCGCTGGTCACGTGACTACATCGGAACGCTGCAGGAACGCACGAAGTGGAGGAGCGCGCGCGGCCCAAGCCTCGCAGTCGACACCGTCGTCCTGGTACGAGACGAGCGTCTGCCGCCCTGCCGGTGGAGGCTGGGCAAGATCGTCGCGACGCAGCCGGGCCGGGATGGCGTCACCAGGGTGGCCGTCATCCGAACCGCCAGAGGGGACATCCAACGCGCGTTCAATAACATTTGTCCATTACCTACTTCGGGTGAAGtcatataa
- the LOC134740467 gene encoding uncharacterized protein LOC134740467 isoform X7: MEVQFRSHHKTGLESANFLAALRRFIARRGKPKELVSDNSTTFHGASNELKDLQKYLQDSSSELVSHCADEGIKWSFIPVYTPHMGSLWESSIKLTKYHLKRVLGLSLLTYEQFVSILYQVESMVNSRPLCPLPSSNPDYPVLTPAHFLIGKAPNSLPDEDYNHVPKNRLTHYQLLQQITQDFWRRWSRDYIGTLQERTKWRSARGPSLAVDTVVLVRDERLPPCRWRLGKIVATQPGRDGVTRVAVIRTARGDIQRAFNNICPLPTSGEVI, encoded by the exons ATGGAAGTCCAATTCCGAAGTCATCATAAAACGG GGCTCGAGTCAGCCAATTTCCTGGCGGCGCTGCGACGATTCATCGCCAGGAGAGGTAAACCGAAGGAGTTGGTGAGTGACAATTCAACAACCTTTCATGGGGCTAGTAACGAGctaaaagatttacaaaaatacctacaggacAGCTCGAGCGAGCTAGTATCTCATTGCGCAGACGAGGGCATAAAATGGAGTTTTATTCCTGTCTATACACCTCATATGGGGTCCCTATgggaatctagtataaaacttaccaaatatcatttaaaaagagtGTTAGGGTTATCTTTGTTAACTTACGAACAATTTGTATCAATCCTATATCAGGTAGAATCTATGGTAAATTCTAGGCCACTATGTCCCTTACCTAGTTCAAATCCTGACTATCCTGTCCTTACGCCAGCTCACTTTTTAATTGGAAAAGCACCAAATTCACTTCCGGACGAAGATTATAACCATGTACCAAAGAACCGATTAACTCACTATCAACTTTTGCAACAAATCACGCAGGACTTCTGGCGGCGCTGGTCACGTGACTACATCGGAACGCTGCAGGAACGCACGAAGTGGAGGAGCGCGCGCGGCCCAAGCCTCGCAGTCGACACCGTCGTCCTGGTACGAGACGAGCGTCTGCCGCCCTGCCGGTGGAGGCTGGGCAAGATCGTCGCGACGCAGCCGGGCCGGGATGGCGTCACCAGGGTGGCCGTCATCCGAACCGCCAGAGGGGACATCCAACGCGCGTTCAATAACATTTGTCCATTACCTACTTCGGGTGAAGtcatataa
- the LOC134740467 gene encoding uncharacterized protein LOC134740467 isoform X11, with amino-acid sequence MLAWQMLCERYNNPKRLVTNHMRALFDVEPVPSTPSGLRGLESANFLAALRRFIARRGKPKELDFWRRWSRDYIGTLQERTKWRSARGPSLAVDTVVLVRDERLPPCRWRLGKIVATQPGRDGVTRVAVIRTARGDIQRAFNNICPLPTSGEVI; translated from the exons ATGCTCGCGTGGCAGATGCTTTGTGAACGTTATAATAATCCTAAACGTTTAGTCACCAACCACATGCGAGCCTTGTTCGACGTGGAACCGGTACCGTCAACTCCTTCGGGTCTAAGAG GGCTCGAGTCAGCCAATTTCCTGGCGGCGCTGCGACGATTCATCGCCAGGAGAGGTAAACCGAAGGAGTTG GACTTCTGGCGGCGCTGGTCACGTGACTACATCGGAACGCTGCAGGAACGCACGAAGTGGAGGAGCGCGCGCGGCCCAAGCCTCGCAGTCGACACCGTCGTCCTGGTACGAGACGAGCGTCTGCCGCCCTGCCGGTGGAGGCTGGGCAAGATCGTCGCGACGCAGCCGGGCCGGGATGGCGTCACCAGGGTGGCCGTCATCCGAACCGCCAGAGGGGACATCCAACGCGCGTTCAATAACATTTGTCCATTACCTACTTCGGGTGAAGtcatataa